A single window of Drosophila suzukii chromosome 3, CBGP_Dsuzu_IsoJpt1.0, whole genome shotgun sequence DNA harbors:
- the DCTN1-p150 gene encoding dynactin subunit 1 has protein sequence MSEKNLKVGARVELTGKDLLGTVAYVGMTSFAVGKWVGVVLDEPKGKNSGSIKGQQYFQCEENCGMFVRPTQLRLLEPAPGSRRSIEDVSGATPTAAQPTKARLSSSRTSLSSSRQSLLGSRTQLTNSLSERTASSSSIGPRKSLAPQSSKDKESSSTSLAEGAPVSAVGGNGAGSHASSKRASFVETGFLEILKPQFTPSQPLRSPSFTMPSNSSAEDKTALLEAQKTSAELQAQLADLTEKLETLKQRRNEDKERLREFDKMKIQFEQLQEFRTKIMAAQASLQKELQRAKQEAKDAIEAKEQHAQEMADLSDNVEMITLDKEMAEEKADTLQLELESSKERIEELQVDLELLRSEMQNKAESAIGGISGDGDSPGLSTYEFKQLEQQNIRLKETLVRLRDLSAHDKHDIQKLSKELDMKRSEVAELERTKEKLSAKIDDLEATVADLQEQVDAALGAEEMVEQLAEKKMELEDKVKLLEEEIAQLEALEEVHEQLVESNHELELDLREELDLANGAKKEVLRERDAAIETIYDRDQTITKFRELVQKLNDQLTDLRDRNSSNEKESLQDPSLKLATETIDYKQMFAESKAYTRAIDVQLRQIELSQANEHVQMLTAFMPESFMSRGGDHDSILVVLLISRIVFKCGIVVSQTRERFPAVEAITREAVTQGHAVQQYAFKCRLLHYVHSLQCALHQILYGLNSCQPDTLLRAGSSLPEMVAQEKIVDGIIELLKSNQLDENSTTDNIEKCVAFFNAMNSVLLAGEQLLNEIQMIRDCVASLGAACESILSDTAIAKVIIQEAGATSDSVLLIQFLNENMESVRQQVKLIKRRLPSDQHVIKSGLSQHKVEAMRGLAQNISRIMSAMHQATKQSLAAIVTTIESDNAAEHTLPQEKYWALLSAACERIYEQDDRGPTQNFKTLLAQANSDLQHIAQHLLDKEYEIISAANNAGGQQKSGAHSTPITQRAQLIKKQLEQKNVLAATLENREADVKQLKLAAKMKQNELSEMQIRKDLAEKKLSVLQNEYEHAVDKWKQQYEETRQQLQLKEKEFEETMDHLQSDIDALESEKSDLRDKLKLNSTTGKVQSGSDSHSPHNISVTGSASSAPGITTVSYTAPAGTAPVVAEEVQLLKNAFNQERNERLRLQAQDMRAKLSQFEPLYVPQPQDQRITAMESELTRMKHAWVLSLLQVRSQDSVNAGTRIDTVALQRRNQPVPLKGEISSKASQLASDILAEYLQRKPHRAAHGQFASFPTVDVKRVLQI, from the exons ATGTCCGAGAAGAACCTGAAGGTGGGCGCCCGCGTcgagctgaccggcaaggatCTGCTCGGCACGGTGGCCTACGTGGGCATGACCAGCTTCGCCGTCGGCAAGTGGGTGGGCGTCGTGTTGGACGAGCCCAAGGGCAAGAACAGTGGCTCCATCAAGGGCCAGCAGTACTTCCAGTGCGAGGAGAACTGCGGCATGTTCGTGCGTCCCACGCAGCTGCGCCTGCTGGAGCCGGCTCCTGGCAGCAGGCGCAGCATCGAAGATGTCAgcggtgccacgcccacggcTGCCCAACCCACAAAGGCGCGGCTGAGCAGTTCTCGCACCTCGCTCTCCTCCAGCCGCCAATCGCTGCTGGGCTCTCGCACCCAGTTGACCAACTCTCTGAGTGAACGCACTGCCTCCAGCAGCAGCATTGGTCCGAGGAAATCTTTGGCCCCGCAAAGCAGCAAGGATAAGGAATCCTCCAGCACTTCGTTGGCAGAGGGAGCACCAGTATCAGCTGTCGGTGGCAACGGAGCTGGTTCGCATGCCTCCTCCAAGCGGGCTTCTTTTGTGGAAACTGGTTTCCTGGAAATCCTGAAGCCACAGTTCACGCCATCGCAGCCTCTGCGCTCGCCCTCTTTCACCATGCCCTCCAACTCCAGTGCCGAGGACAAGACTGCCTTGTTGGAGGCGCAGAAAACAAGCGCCGAACTGCAGGCACAGCTGGCTGATCTCACCGAGAAGCTAGAGACTCTCAAGCAGCGCCGTAACGAGGATAAGGAAAGGCTGCGGGAGTTCGACAAGATGAAGATTCAATTCGAGCAACTGCAAGAGTTCCGCACAAAGATCATGGCCGCGCAGGCTTCGCTGCAGAAGGAGCTGCAACGTGCCAAGCAAGAGGCCAAGGATGCAATAGAAGCCAAGGAGCAGCATGCTCAGGAAATGGCAGATCTCTCGGACAACGTGGAGATGATCACCCTAGACAAAGAGATGGCCGAGGAGAAGGCCGACACGCTTCAGCTGGAGCTGGAGTCATCCAAGGAGCGGATTGAAGAGCTGCAGGTGGACCTAGAGCTTCTGCGTTCCGAGATGCAGAACAAGGCCGAGTCCGCCATCGGTGGCATCTCCGGCGATGGCGATTCCCCCGGCCTCTCCACCTATGAATTCAAACAGCTGGAGCAGCAGAACATCCGTCTGAAGGAAACACTGGTGCGACTGAGGGATCTCTCTGCCCACGACAAGCACGACATCCAGAAGCTGAGCAAGGAGCTGGACATGAAGAGATCCGAGGTCGCCGAATTGGAGCGCACCAAGGAGAAGCTTAGTGCCAAGATCGATGATCTGGAGGCCACAGTGGCCGACTTGCAG GAACAAGTCGATGCTGCACTTGGAGCCGAAGAAATGGTTGAACAGCTAGCCGAGAAGAAAATGGAGCTGGAGGATAAGGTTAAGCTGCTCGAGGAGGAAATCGCCCAGTTGGAGGCTCTGGAGGAGGTTCACGAACAGCTGGTGGAGAGCAACCACGAACTGGAGCTGGATCTGCGCGAGGAACTGGACTTGGCCAATGGGGCCAAGAAGGAAGTGTTGCGGGAGCGAGATGCAGCCATTGAGACCATCTATGATCGCGACCAAACCATCACAAAGTTTAGGGAACTGGTGCAGAAGCTGAACGATCAACTAACTGATTTGAGGGATCGCAATTCCAGCAATGAAAAGGAGTCGCTGCAGGACCCCAGTTTGAAGCTGGCCACCGAAACCATCGACTACAAGCAGATGTTCGCCGAATCCAAGGCATACACGCGAGCCATCGACGTTCAGTTGCGCCAGATTGAGCTCAGTCAGGCCAACGAACATGTCCAGATGTTGACCGCTTTCATGCCTGAATCATTCATGAGCCGTGGCGGCGACCACGACTCCATCCTGGTGGTCCTGCTCATCTCACGCATTGTCTTCAAGTGCGGCATTGTCGTTTCGCAAACAAGGGAGCGATTCCCAGCTGTGGAGGCCATCACCAGGGAGGCAGTGACCCAGGGCCATGCTGTCCAGCAGTATGCCTTCAAGTGCCGCCTGCTGCACTACGTCCACAGCCTGCAGTGTGCCCTTCATCAGATCCTTTACGGCCTCAATAGCTGCCAACCGGATACCCTTCTGAGAGCTGGAAGTTCTCTTCCCGAAATGGTTGCCCAAGAAAAGATAGTGGACGGCATTATTGAACTTCTGAAATCCAATCAGCTGGACGAGAACAGTACCACGGATAATATTGAGAAATGTGTGGCCTTCTTCAATGCCATGAACTCCGTGTTGCTGGCCGGAGAACAGCTCCTCAACGAGATCCAGATGATTCGCGACTGTGTGGCTTCCTTGGGCGCAGCTTGTGAGAGCATTCTCAGCGATACGGCCATAGCCAAGGTGATTATTCAGGAGGCGGGTGCTACCAGCGACTCGGTGCTACTGATACAATTCCTGAACGAGAACATGGAAAGCGTGCGGCAACAGGTTAAGTTGATCAAGCGGCGCCTGCCGAGCGACCAACATGTGATCAAGAGCGGTCTGTCGCAGCACAAAGTGGAGGCGATGCGTGGTCTTGCCCAGAACATCAGTCGCATCATGTCGGCGATGCATCAGGCCACCAAGCAATCCTTGGCCGCCATTGTCACTACCATCGAGAGCGACAATGCGGCAGAGCATACGCTGCCCCAGGAAAAGTACTGGGCCCTGCTGTCCGCAGCGTGCGAACGCATCTACGAGCAGGATGACCGTGGACCAACGCAAAACTTTAAGACATTGCTGGCCCAAGCTAACTCCGACCTGCAGCACATTGCCCAACACCTGCTGGACAAGGAGTACGAGATTATCTCGGCAGCCAACAATGCCGGTGGTCAACAGAAATCGGGTGCCCACAGCACGCCCATCACTCAGCGGGCGCAGTTGATCAAGAAACAGCTGGAGCAGAAGAACGTGCTGGCCGCCACGCTGGAAAATCGCGAGGCGGACGTGAAACAGCTAAAACTGGCCGCCAAAATGAAGCAGAACGAGTTGAGCGAGATGCAGATACGGAAGGATCTCGCCGAGAAGAAGCTGAGCGTCCTGCAGAACGAGTACGAGCACGCGGTGGACAAGTGGAAACAGCAGTACGAAGAGACGCGCCAGCAGCTGCAGCTTAAGGAGAAGGAGTTCGAGGAGACGATGGACCACCTGCAAAGCGATATCGACGCCTTGGAAAGCGAGAAGAGCGATCTGCGCGACAAGCTGAAGCTGAACTCGACCACGGGCAAGGTTCAGTCTGGTTCGGATTCCCACTCCCCGCACAATATTTCGGTCACTGGCTCAGCCTCCAGTGCTCCGGGCATCACCACTGTATCTTACACTGCTCCCGCAGGCACTGCTCCAGTTGTGGCGGAAGAGGTGCAACTGCTGAAGAACGCCTTCAACCAGGAACGCAACGAACGACTGCGACTGCAGGCTCAGGATATGCGTGCCAAGCTGTCCCAGTTTGAACCGCTATATGTGCCACAGCCACAAGATCAGCGCATCACTGCCATGGAGTCGGAGCTGACCAGGATGAAGCACGCCTGGGTATTGTCTCTGCTGCAAGTGCGCTCTCAGGATTCTGTCAATGCCGGAACACGCATCGACACGGTGGCTTTGCAAAGGCGCAACCAGCCAGTGCCCCTCAAGGGTGAGATTAGCTCGAAGGCCTCTCAGCTAGCCTCCGATATCCTGGCGGAGTATCTGCAACGGAAGCCGCATCGCGCAGCCCACGGACAGTTCGCCTCCTTTCCCACCGTCGATGTGAAGCGCGTGCTGCAGATTTAA
- the LOC108012429 gene encoding G patch domain-containing protein 1 homolog, whose protein sequence is MDEEEHLHRFGTPLPALEKDVVPAKKPVAIEDQIVKDENGKRRFHGAFTGGFSAGFWNTVGSLEGWTPQTFKSSRAEKATPRVQLKPEDFMDQEDLGEFGIAPQGIRTRDEFAKEDEQEQRSGQRRRKLMQPELGSGPIPGVPVLEKLLRPVRDKVAVRILKSMGWKPGQGVGPRQTRKEKRLATARNTREQYLLEHYGAEGLPPQAEPTEEDSNDEDDDDEDITFAPDDYEPIFFTPKENRFGMSYSGLSRDPILSKSSSSTAKPMEHINLFGQLEEQANKKQLSIRGQAFGVGAFEEEDDDIYARDDMTRYDFSLADKKPKQKKQQHVQQRHVIDGFSEDKSGAALQKPYAIDLPRDFQPRNWLQRKSRFAPMDKERAKKLETATEYKRSGLGRHDLNPDQRAKLLGEQKIEEKAQEEQPKRNPFKDRGQSLLERINARTAGFTKGGVITESGEEKQTELVKEVKESNAAILEKAALKTKDLAPATSSSGAFKPFLADEAKQLRYEKFVASKLTNDTEITELLATMQPVTLSLWDREMEKKEFIQAAKIYRPLDGLMNDRFISEGNVQEEKVKEQQKTPEERKIVMERTKTMWKPTSLLCKRYNIAEPFGGAMLEPEKELKTKPKISVFDYLETSVNTKANFQTPSIIPKHIEKPKEVKPPTPSPAPPPAVEEQDKPTTKEEPSKFTFVPKTPLEQAVDESRNKPISEKTDLFKSIFDDSDEEETVAEQPENPAQDKLAALQEALGLPSMSTKSAAAHNVLRNTSPPRGIFAALFKPKEVAASEEPAPPKFTPIEGNKLKISYKSREERLRNDKELAMAEVPPEDIYGPKLPGAVPQKPEAPEDHAEVNIDEKLQQLWQQHAPKKRKAEKWVEKKIISSSEDSDDSSSNDSSSSDSSDGKAKKSKLSKAKKSHKSSSSKKSKKSKLKSKKKSKKGEKSKHKTKKKKSKH, encoded by the exons ATGGACGAGGAAGAACACCTGCACAGGTTTGGCACACCACTGCCGGCTCTAGAGAAAG ATGTTGTGCCCGCCAAGAAGCCAGTGGCCATCGAGGATCAAATTGTAAAGGATGAAAATGGCAAACGACGGTTCCATGGTGCCTTCACCGGCGGCTTCAGTGCTGGATTCTGGAATACCGTGGGCTCTCTGGAGGGTTGGACGCCGCAGACCTTTAAGAGCTCGCGGGCGGAGAAGGCCACGCCGAGGGTTCAGCTGAAACCGGAGGACTTCATGGATCAGGAGGATCTGGGTGAGTTTGGCATCGCACCGCAAGGAATTCGCACCCGCGACGAGTTCGCCAAGGAGGACGAGCAGGAGCAGCGTTCCGGTCAACGGCGTCGCAAGCTGATGCAGCCGGAATTAGGATCAGGACCCATACCAGGAGTTCCTGTGCTAGAGAAACTACTTCGTCCGGTGCGAGACAAGGTGGCCGTTCGCATACTCAAGAGCATGGGCTGGAAACCCGGCCAAGGTGTGGGACCGCGGCAAACTCGAAAGGAGAAACGCCTGGCCACCGCTAGGAACACTAGGGAGCAGTATCTCCTTGAGCACTACGGCGCGGAGGGCTTACCTCCCCAAGCAGAGCCAACTGAAGAAGATAGCAATGACGAGGATGACGACGACGAGGATATTACATTTGCGCCTGACGACTACGAACCCATATTCTTCACGCCCAAGGAGAATCGCTTTGGCATGAGCTACTCCGGACTCAGCCGCGATCCCATCCTCTCCAAATCTTCCTCTAGCACTGCCAAACCCATGGAGCACATTAATCTCTTTGGCCAGTTGGAAGAACAGGCCAACAAAAAGCAGCTCTCCATTCGGGGTCAAGCCTTTGGTGTGGGAGCCTTTGAAGAAGAGGACGACGATATCTACGCCCGCGATGATATGACCCGCTACGATTTCTCACTAGCGGACAAGAAGCCCAAACAAAAGAAGCAGCAACACGTCCAGCAGCGTCACGTCATCGATGGCTTCAGTGAGGATAAATCAGGGGCAGCTCTGCAGAAGCCCTATGCCATTGATTTACCAAGAGATTTCCAGCCCAGGAATTGGCTACAGCGAAAAAGCCGCTTTGCTCCCATGGACAAGGAACGAGCGAAAAAACTGGAAACAGCCACGGAGTACAAACGTTCGGGTTTGGGAAGGCATGATCTCAATCCTGATCAGCGGGCGAAGCTACTTGGAGAGCAGAAAATAGAGGAGAAAGCACAGGAAGAGCAGCCCAAACGGAATCCTTTCAAGGATCGAGGACAATCGCTGCTGGAACGCATCAATGCAAGGACTGCGGGTTTTACCAAGGGCGGAGTGATCACCGAAAGTGGCGAGGAGAAACAAACAGAATTGGTTAAAGAAGTAAAGGAATCGAATGCGGCCATACTGGAGAAAGCTGCTCTCAAGACCAAGGATTTGG ctCCCGCAACATCATCTTCAGGGGCTTTTAAACCCTTTTTGGCTGATGAGGCGAAACAGCTTCGCTATGAAAAATTCGTTGCCTCAAAGCTTACAAATGACACAGAAATAACAGAGCTTCTGGCTACCATGCAACCTGTTACACTTTCCCTGTGGGATAGAGAGATGGAAAAAAAGGAGTTCATCCAGGCGGCAAAGATCTATCGTCCATTGGACGGCCTTATGAACGACAGATTTATATCGGAAGGCAATGTACAGGAAGAGAAGGTCAAGGAGCAACAGAAGACGCCAGAAGAGCGAAAGATCGTGATGGAAAGGACAAAGACCATGTGGAAACCCACCTCGTTGCTATGCAAGCGGTACAATATTGCTGAGCCCTTTGGCGGCGCAATGCTAGAACCAGAAAAGGAACTCAAAACCAAGCCGAAGATCTCGGTATTTGATTATCTGGAGACGTCAGTTAACACGAAAGCGAACTTTCAGACTCCTTCCATTATACCCAAGCACATAGAAAAGCCCAAGGAAGTGAAACCACCAACTCCATCTCCAGCTCCTCCTCCGGCAGTTGAGGAACAGGATAAACCCACTACAAAAGAAGAGCCATCCAAGTTTACTTTCGTGCCCAAGACTCCCTTGGAACAGGCGGTGGATGAATCGCGCAACAAACCCATTTCAGAGAAAACGGACCTGTTCAAAAGCATCTTCGATGACAGCGACGAGGAGGAGACAGTTGCAGAACAGCCAGAGAATCCAGCTCAGGATAAATTGGCTGCTCTTCAAGAAGCTCTAGGCTTACCCTCAATGTCCACAAAGTCAGCTGCCGCTCATAATGTCCTGCGGAATACTTCTCCCCCCAGAGGAATATTTGCAGCTCTATTTAAGCCCAAGGAAGTGGCGGCTTCCGAAGAGCCAGCTCCACCCAAGTTCACTCCTATTGAGGGAAATAAGTTGAAAATCTCTTACAAATCAAGAGAAGAACGACTGAGAAACGATAAAGAGTTGGCAATGGCTGAGGTTCCGCCCGAGGATATCTACGGGCCAAAATTGCCAGGAGCAGTTCCCCAGAAACCTGAAGCCCCAGAGGACCATGCAGAAGTCAACATTGATGAAAAGCTACAACAGCTTTGGCAGCAGCACGCCCCTAAAAAGCGGAAAGCTGAAAAGTGGGTCGAAAAGAAGATCATCTCCAGCAGCGAAGACAGCGATGATAGTTCCAGCAATGACTCTTCATCTTCAGATTCCTCGGACGGCAAGGCAAAGAAATCCAAACTTAGCAAAGCCAAGAAGTCACACAAGAGCTCCAGCTCAAAGAAGTCCAAGAAATCAAAACTGAAATCCAAGAAAAAGTCCAAAAAGGGCGAAAAATCCAAACATAAGACCAAGAAGAAGAAAAGCAAACACTGA